Proteins encoded by one window of Halobaculum halobium:
- the moaA gene encoding GTP 3',8-cyclase MoaA, whose translation MPTPLVDDFGREVTGVRVSLTDRCNFDCVYCHNEGLGDTRGPMDAQDDEMSTDDVVRVLEVAAEFGVDAVKFTGGEPMLRDDLEEIIRRTPDSMETSMTTNGTFLPGRAEDLVDAGLNRVNVSQDALDPEAFAEVTKSGAYEQVLEGVRCAVDAGLAPVKLNMVVFEHTAGYVEGMVEHVAENDGLQLQLIEYMPELTGKPEWNIDIQRVHDWLSDIAVRVEHREMHDRKRYYVGDADAASPDDPDAAGLGMVEIVDPVENDDFCANCGRVRVTHEGYLKGCLNRNDDLKSMGEMTRSEIRESFRTVVDDRVPYYGEYLVENDRGEWEINEEYIGA comes from the coding sequence ATGCCGACACCGCTGGTCGACGACTTCGGGCGGGAAGTAACCGGAGTGCGCGTCTCGCTCACCGACCGGTGCAACTTCGATTGCGTCTACTGCCACAACGAGGGGCTGGGCGACACGCGCGGGCCGATGGACGCCCAGGACGACGAGATGTCGACCGACGACGTGGTTCGCGTTCTGGAGGTCGCCGCCGAGTTCGGCGTCGACGCGGTGAAGTTCACCGGCGGCGAGCCGATGTTGCGAGACGATCTGGAGGAGATCATCCGACGGACGCCCGACTCCATGGAGACCTCGATGACGACGAACGGCACCTTCCTGCCCGGTCGTGCAGAAGACCTCGTCGACGCCGGGCTTAACCGGGTGAACGTCTCTCAGGACGCGCTCGACCCCGAGGCGTTCGCGGAGGTCACGAAGTCCGGGGCCTACGAGCAGGTGCTGGAGGGCGTTCGCTGCGCCGTCGACGCCGGGCTCGCCCCGGTGAAGCTGAACATGGTCGTGTTCGAACACACCGCCGGCTACGTCGAGGGGATGGTCGAGCACGTCGCGGAGAACGACGGGCTCCAGCTCCAGCTCATCGAGTACATGCCAGAGCTGACAGGAAAGCCCGAGTGGAACATCGACATCCAGCGCGTCCACGACTGGCTCTCTGACATCGCCGTCCGCGTCGAACACCGAGAGATGCACGACCGCAAGCGCTACTACGTCGGCGACGCCGACGCGGCCAGCCCAGACGACCCCGACGCCGCCGGACTCGGGATGGTGGAGATCGTCGATCCCGTCGAGAACGACGACTTCTGCGCCAACTGCGGCCGCGTTCGCGTCACTCACGAGGGATACCTGAAGGGCTGTCTCAACCGCAACGACGACCTGAAGTCGATGGGCGAGATGACGAGATCCGAGATCCGCGAGTCGTTCCGCACGGTCGTCGACGACCGCGTGCCGTACTACGGGGAGTACCTCGTCGAGA
- a CDS encoding Mrp/NBP35 family ATP-binding protein — MDEAAVRERLEGVEDPDLGTDIVSLGLVNAVQVDDEDGVIRVSLALGAPYAPNETAIAEGVRDALADTEYALDISANVESDLSAGEEVLPNVKNVIAVASGKGGVGKSTVAVNLAAGLSQLGARVGLFDADIYGPNVPRMVDADEAPRATDQDTIVPPQKFGMKLMSMAFLVGEDDPVIWRGPMVHKLLTQLVEDVEWGALDYLVLDLPPGTGDTQLTILQTLPLTGAVIVTTPEDVALDDANKGLRMFGKHDTNVLGIVENMSGFVCPDCGGEHEIFGKGGGKQFAADNDLPFLGGIPLDPSVRAGGDGGEPIVLDDEPGEVGDAFKLVTENVANNVGVVRRQTVSQRAQQNSPTQ, encoded by the coding sequence ATGGACGAAGCCGCCGTACGCGAGCGACTCGAGGGCGTCGAGGACCCGGACCTCGGGACAGACATCGTCTCGCTCGGCCTGGTGAACGCGGTACAGGTCGACGACGAGGACGGCGTGATCCGCGTGTCGCTGGCGCTGGGGGCGCCGTACGCGCCCAACGAGACGGCGATCGCGGAGGGCGTCCGCGACGCGCTGGCCGACACGGAGTACGCGCTCGACATCTCCGCGAACGTCGAGTCGGACCTCTCGGCCGGCGAGGAGGTGCTCCCGAACGTGAAGAACGTCATCGCCGTCGCTTCCGGGAAGGGCGGCGTCGGCAAGTCGACGGTCGCGGTGAACCTCGCGGCGGGCCTGTCACAGCTCGGCGCCCGGGTCGGGCTGTTCGACGCGGACATCTACGGGCCGAACGTCCCCCGGATGGTCGACGCCGACGAAGCGCCGCGAGCGACCGACCAGGACACCATCGTGCCGCCCCAGAAGTTCGGGATGAAGCTGATGAGCATGGCGTTCCTCGTCGGCGAGGACGACCCGGTCATCTGGCGCGGTCCCATGGTGCACAAGCTGCTCACACAGCTGGTCGAGGACGTCGAGTGGGGCGCGCTCGATTACCTCGTGCTCGACCTGCCGCCGGGCACCGGGGACACGCAGCTCACCATCCTCCAGACGCTGCCGCTCACCGGCGCGGTGATCGTCACGACACCCGAGGACGTCGCGCTCGACGACGCGAACAAGGGGCTCCGGATGTTCGGCAAGCACGACACGAACGTGCTCGGCATCGTCGAGAACATGTCGGGGTTCGTCTGCCCCGACTGCGGCGGCGAACACGAGATCTTCGGCAAGGGCGGCGGCAAGCAGTTCGCCGCCGACAACGACCTCCCGTTCCTCGGGGGCATCCCGCTGGACCCGTCCGTCCGCGCCGGCGGCGACGGCGGCGAGCCGATCGTCCTCGACGACGAGCCGGGCGAGGTGGGCGACGCGTTCAAACTCGTCACCGAGAACGTCGCCAACAACGTCGGCGTGGTGCGACGGCAGACGGTCAGTCAGCGCGCCCAGCAGAACTCCCCCACGCAGTAA